The region TTCGAGGGCGCCGCCGATGTCGGCGGCGGACGCGAGCGGGCGTTCGACGTAGACCCGGCCATCCACCGGGGAGATGGTTTTGAGGGAGGCGGGCATGGGCGAGGAGTCCTGGCTGGAGGGTCGAGACGTAATATAACACTTTGAGAAAGAAGGAAAAACAAGCCTAAAAGGGGGTTTGTGCAAGGTCCGTTCGGCGTCTTGTGGTTCGAGTTCGGCCGTCAGGTTCACAAGATTGGTTGTTTCCGGAGAGTCTTCGCTTGGTGGTGAGACCGATCCCACCGATAGGCGCGGAACAGACCTGACCGATTTGATTGGAAATCAAATCGGGTCGAAGATCGTCGTCGAATGGCGGCGCTCCCGATGCCGGCCGTCTCGAATCAGATCGGCCGTTCTTTGGAAAACCTGTCTTTCAATCGCAATTACAGAGACTTGGCATAACCCCAACCGAGACTTGGTAGAGCCATATTTAAACTATACATTCGAGAACCGAGATCTGGGTGAAAAACAGCCTCAGTTCTTAATAGCACCGAACAGTCTTCGTGCCGAACATCCCCGTTCGCCTCGGCTTGATGCCGCCCCTGACTGGCCTCGTGGAAATGTATGGCCAGGAAATCATATGGGCGGCCACCATTGCCTGCGCCGAAATCAATGAGAGCGGCGGCGTACTCGGGCGCCCCCTGCAATTGATGGTCGAGGATGACGGCAGTCTGCCCCAGACGGCGGTCCCGGCGGCACGACGATTGATTCAGGAGCACGGGTGCAGCGCCATCATCGGCAACCTGCTTTCGAACGCGCGCATCGACGTGGCGGCCAAGGTCGCCGCCCCTCTGGGCATTCCCTATCTCAACTTCTCTTTCTACGAAGGCAGCATCTCGTCGCGCTGGTTCTTCCACTTCGCCGCCCTTCCCAACCAGCAAATCGACAAGATGATTCCGTTCATGGCCGAACACTATGGCGTAAAGATGTTCTTCGCCGGCAACAATTACGAATGGCCGCACGGATCGATCGACGCGTGCAAGCGGTCCCTGGCCGCGCTGAACGGCGAGATCGTGGGCGAGGAATATCTGCCCCTTGGCGTCCGCACCGAGGAGATCGATGGCCTGCTGGAGCGCGTGGCCCGATCCGGCGCGGATGTCTTCGTCCCTTATTTTGCGGGCGCCGACCAGATCACTCTGCTGTCCCGCTTCGCCGAAATGGGGATCAAAAGCCACATGGCGGTGGTCATGGGGCATTTCGACGAAATCATTGCCGGGCGGCTGTCCCCCGAGGCTCGGGATGGGCTCTATTCCAGCAATACCTATTTCATGTCGATCGACACGCCCCAATCCCGGGCCTACCTGGCTCGGCTGAAGGAATTGCCCGGCGTTTCGGATCTATGGCCACGTGGCAATGGCGTGCTCACTAATTTCGGCGAGGGGACTTATGTCTGTGTCAAGGCTTTTGCCGAAGCAGCCCGGATCGCCGGAAACACGGAGCCGGAGGCCCTTGCCGCCGCGCTTGAGAATGTGCGGGTGCTCGGGCCGCAGGGAGAGGTGCGCATGGATGCGGCGTCGCACCACGCGACGGTGAACTCCTATCTAGCCCGCTGCCGGAAGGACGGAACCTTCGAAGTGGTGCAGGCATTCAGACCGATTCCGCCGCAAATCCCCGAGCGCTACCGGCCCCGTCCCAGCGAACCCCGTTTCGCGGAATTGCCTTTCGGTCCGCAAGCGGTCGCTCGCATGGCGTCGGAAGCCGGCGAGGCCTATCGCTGGGTGGGAACGGCAAAGAAAATCCTGGCGCTGGCCGACATGGCGATCCTGGCTACGGACCAGAACGGGTTCATCACCGACGCCAATCGCGCCGTGTCCGAAATGTTCGGGTATGCCAACGGTGAACTGAAGGGACTGTCGGTTCACCTTCTGGTTCCGCCCCATCTGCGGGCCATCCATCAAGAGCATATGGCCCGCTTTCTGGCCGGCGACGAGACCGAGCGCCGGATGGGAAGGCGGGGCGAGATCTCCGGTTATCGCAAAGACGGCACCTTCTTCCCGCTGGAAGCGTCCATTGCCAAATTCCGCGACGGCGAATCCTGGGTGCTGGTGGCAACCTTGCGCGACATGACCGCGGCGAAGGAAGCGGAAGCCGAACTGACCCGGCGCGCCACCCACGACCCACTGACCGGCCTTCCCAACCGCGCCCTGGTCTACGAGCGCCTCGAAAAGGTCCTTCACCGGTCGAAAGCGCGCGGCGATAACATCGCCCTGCTGTTCATCGACCTGGATGGCTTCAAGGCGGTGAACGACAAGTACGGCCACGAAGCCGGCGACTATCTGCTGAAGGAAATTTCCCAGCGCTTCATCCAAGCGGTGCGCCCGGGGGATACGGTCGGACGCCTTGCCGGCGACGAATTTGTGATCCTGTGCGAGCACGTGGATTCTCCGGCCATGCTCTCCTCCCTCGCGGAACGCATCCTCGACGCCGCAAAGCAGGCCGTGCCATATGGGACGGACAAGCTGTTCGTGACCGCCAGCATAGGCATAGCCGCCGGGCATGGTTCCACCCATACCGCCGACGATCTTGTCCGTGCCGCCGACACCGCCATGTATTTCGTCAAGGGGTCCGGGCGGGCGGGATGGCGGTTCTTCAACGAAGACCTGCAGAAGGAGGCGCAGCGGCGCCTGTCCATTTCCACGGGGTTGCGCACGGCGTTGGAGCGCGACGAATTCCATGCGGTGTATCAGCCGATTGTGGACATCCGTTCATCCGTGGTGGTCGGCGGCGAGCTTCTCCTGCGCTGGCGCTCTGCCGAAGGTGAGGAGTCGCCCGCTGTCTTCATTCCCGTCGCCGAGATGAACGGGACCATCGTCGCGATCGGCTATTGGGTCTTCGAGCAGGGATGCCGGACCGAGAAGCGATGGCGCGAACAGGCCGGGGAGAACGCCCCCTATGTCTCGCTCAACATGTCGGCGCGCCAGATGGCCGATCCGCTGCTGGTTGACAAATATGCCGCAATTCTGAAGGAAACTGGCGCCGATCCCAGGCGCCTGCTTCTGGAGATTACCGAGACGTCCCTGATGGCCGATCCTTCCTTCAATCGCGAGGTCGTCGACCGGTTGGCGGGGTTGGGCATGCGCATCGCGGTGGACGATTTCGGTAGCGGCTATTCGTCCCTGGTGCAGTTGCTTCGACTCAAGATCGATGTTCTCAAGATCGGCAGGGAATTCATCCAGGACATCGATATCGACCCCGACAGCAGAATCATCGTTTCCGCCCTGTGTCGCATGGCGAAATCGCTGAAACTGATGCTTATCGCCGAAGGCGTCGAGACTCAGAACCAAAGAAATATGCTTCGCGCTTTGGGCTGCGACTGCATTCAGGGATATCTGTTCTACCGCCCTATGCCTGCCGACGAATTGCTGATCGCGGCGACCAACTCCCATCGCGCCAAGGAACGGGGTGACGACGACCTTCAATTCCTGATCTGCTCAAGTAGGCCGGCCAAAGCCGTAGCACGGTCGCCGCTCGACGACATCGTTGCCGAAGCGCGAGCATACAATCCGCTGAACGGAATCACCGGTTATCTGATTCATTTCGACGGGGCGTTCGTTCAATACCTGGAGGGTAACGGGGCGGACATCCATCGCCTGTTCGCCATGATCAAAAAAGACCCGCGACACCGCGACGTAACCCTGGTTTCCAAGGGAAAGCTGGCCCGGCGGTTATTCGCGGGCTGGACGATGGGGGTCCGGAGTCTCGACAGTCCGGCGATTGCCGATGACCTTGGCGGTGGCGGCTTGGTATTCGAAGCGCTGACAACCAATCCCGTCGCCTGTCGCGCCTTGTTCGAGGCTATTGCGATGGAATCGCAATAACCGAACGAGCCTCTTCGAAGGAATCGAGCAAAGCGGTGCGGGTTGCCGCCGCCCATCAGACTTCGTTCCCGGCCGAATAATGGCGACTCCGCGCTAAATCCGTGTGCGGGGAGGGTGTTTAAACGGCCGCGGGCGAGAAGCGTTATTTTTCTCGTTAACCACGAATCGAATATCGAAAAAGGTGGCGGCCGCTTTTGGGGCGAGTCATCATCGTGACAATAAAAAAGTAGCTTGGGGGACTGTACGATGATCGACGATACGCGTAGGTGCGCCTTCGTGACGGGGGGCGGCCGAGGAATCGGGCGCGCGATCGCGCGTCGTCTGCTGCAAGAGGGCTGGGCGGTGGCGATCGCCGACATCGATCGCGAAGCGGGCTTGAAATTCGAGGCCGAATTCGTGGCGATCGGCCCGTGTCATTTCCATCAGGCCGACGTGCGCCAGGAAGACGACGTCAAGAACGCGATCGCCGCCACGCTCGTTCGCTTCGGCCGGATTGACGGCCTCGTCAACAACGCCGGCATCGCCAAGGCCTCGGCGGCGAAGGTGACCGAGCTCGCGCTCGCCGATTGGAATCGGATTATCGGCACCAACCTGACCGGCGCGTTCTTGTGCGCCAAGCACGCGACGCCGCATTTGCGCGCGGCCAAGGGAGCGATCGTCAACATCGCCTCGACCCGCGCGCTGATGAGCGAACCGAACACCGAAGCCTACGTCGCTTCCAAGGGAGGTCTCGTCGCTCTCACGCACGCGCTGGCGATCAGCCTCGGGCCCGAGGTGCGGGTCAATTGCGTCAGCCCGGGTTGGATCGACACGCGCGGGGAAGGCGCGGCCCGCGCGCATAAAACCGGCGAACTGTCCGCCGCCGACCATGCCCAGCATCCGGCGGGCCGTGTCGGCCGTCCCGATGACATCGCCGAGGCCGTCGCCTATCTCCTCGGCGATCACGCGGGCTTCATTACCGGCGCCAACCTGGTGATCGACGGCGGCATGACGCGGAAGATGATTTACGTCTAGGCGTCGGCCGTTTCAGAGGATGCGGGCGCGGATTTTGTTGCCGGCCCAATCGGTCAAAATCACCAGGGCAATGATCACGATCAGGACCATGGCGGTCGTCTGGTAATCGAACAGCCGGATGCTGGAGATCAAATGGAACCCGATCCCGCCCGCGCCGACCAGGCCGAGCACGGTCGCCGAGCGGATGCTGACCTCGAAGCGGTAGAGATTGTAGGTGATGAAGTGGGGCAGGATTTGGGGGACGATGGCGTAGGCGACCGTCTGCGACCAGCCGGCGCCGGTCGATTGCATCGCCTCGACCGGGCCGTGATCGACCGCCTCGATCGCCTCGGCGTAGAACTTGCCGAGCATGCCGGCGTTGTGCAGCGCGAGCGCGAGAATGCCGGGAAACGGGCCGAGGCCGACGGCGGACACGAAGATGAGCGCGAACACCAGTTCCGAAACGCCGCGCAGCGCGTTGAGAATAAATCGCGCGCTGCCGTAGACGACGACGTGGGGCGAGATGTTACGCGCCGCCATCAGGCCGAGCGGGATGGCGAGCACGATGCCGAGCACGGTACCCCAGATGGCGATCTCGATGGTCTCGATGGTCGGCTGCACGATGCGCGGGGTGAAGGCCCAGTCCGGCGGGAACATGCGCCCGACATAGCTGGCGATGGCGGGAAGGCCGCGCACGAATTCTCCCAGGCTCAGATCGGTGTCGCGGGCGCTGACGTAGAGGACGACCAGGGCGACCAGGACGCCGCCGCCGACGGTCACGGTCTGGCGCAGCCGTTCGGCCGGCGTGCGCGCGGAATCGAGCAGTTCCTCCAACCGCTGGCGGCGGTCGGCGGGGGAGGGGCGGCCGGCGGGATCAGGCGCGTTCACGGTCGTCCTCCTCGTCGTCGACGGTCGCGCCGTAGATGCCGTGCAGCGTGTCCTGGCTCAGGTCGCGGACGTGGCCGTCGAACACGATGCCACCGCCGGCAAGCCCGATCACTCGTTCGCCGAACTCGCGCGCGTAGTTGACCTGGTGGATGTTGAGCAGCACGGTGATGCCCAACTCCTCGTTGATACGGCGGAGATAGCGCAGCACGACGCGGGCGATGTTGGGATCCAAACTGGCGACCGGCTCGTCGGCCAGCAGCAACACCGGCTTCTGGTTGAGCACGCGGGCAATGGCGACGCGCTGCTGTTCGCCGCCGGAGAGCGTATCGGCGCGCTGGAACGCCTTGTGCGCCATGTTGACGCGCTCCAGGCAGTCGAGGGCGGCGAGCTTTTCCTCGCGGCCGAAGCGGAAAGCGAGCGACGGCAGCAGCGCCTTATAGCCGAGCGTGCCGGTCAGCACGTTGGACAGCACCGAGAGTCGCTTCACCAGGTTGAACTGCTGGAAGATCATGCCGATGCGCCGGCGCATGTGGCGCAGGTCCCGGCGCCCGCTCGGGGTCGGCGTGCCCTCGAAGCGGATATCGCCGCCGCTCGGCTCGACCAGGCGGTTGATGCAGCGCATCAGCGTGGATTTGCCCGCGCCGGAACGGCCGAGCACAACGATGAATTCCCCGGCGCGCGCGTCGAACGACACGTCGTGAAGCGCGGTGTGCGCCCCATAACGCTTGTTGAGGTTGCGGACCTCGAGAATCGGCGCGGCCGGGGCGGTCACGATTCCACCCCGGCCGTGGACGTTTCGCTCACTTACCGGCTGCTTTCTTCTGCTGATCCTGGAAGGCGATCAGTTCGCGCACCGTGTCGTAATCCTTGTCGGTCGCCGGATCCATCGCGTTGACGACGCCGAGCTTGCCGAACTGGACGTTGCTGATGGCCAGCAGGCCCTTGCGCAGCTTGTCCTGCAGGTCCTTGGGCAGGTTGGTACGCACGACGAAGGGCGAGCCGGGGATCGGATCGGACTCGAACACGATCCGCACGTCCTCTTTCTTCAATTGGCCGCGGGATATGGCAAGATCGTAGACCTCGTCGGCGATGCCGGCGGCGTTGACCTTGCCTTCCTTGACCGCGATCAACGAGGCCTGGTGGGTGCCGGAATAATAGAGCGACTTGAAATCCTTTTCCGGGTTGATGCCGTTCTTGTGCAGCGCGAGCCGGGGCACGAAGTTGCCCGAGGTCGAGGCCGGATCGACCAGCGCGAAGGTCTTGCCCTTGAGGTCGGCGAGCGAACGAATCGGCTGATCGGGATGCGCGATGATCAGCGCGCGGTAAGAGGATTTTCCCGTCTGCGCCATCACCCCGCGCGCGACCGGATCAACCCCCACCTTGACCTTATCCTTGGCCAGGATGTAGGCGGCCGGACCCAGGAACGCGAC is a window of Rhodospirillales bacterium DNA encoding:
- the phnE gene encoding phosphonate ABC transporter, permease protein PhnE — encoded protein: MEELLDSARTPAERLRQTVTVGGGVLVALVVLYVSARDTDLSLGEFVRGLPAIASYVGRMFPPDWAFTPRIVQPTIETIEIAIWGTVLGIVLAIPLGLMAARNISPHVVVYGSARFILNALRGVSELVFALIFVSAVGLGPFPGILALALHNAGMLGKFYAEAIEAVDHGPVEAMQSTGAGWSQTVAYAIVPQILPHFITYNLYRFEVSIRSATVLGLVGAGGIGFHLISSIRLFDYQTTAMVLIVIIALVILTDWAGNKIRARIL
- a CDS encoding phosphate/phosphite/phosphonate ABC transporter substrate-binding protein yields the protein MLRRTLLAAAAFGLLAAPAAFAQTNEIRFGLIPSEDADKLIADSQPFIKAFEAAVGMKVKPFVALDYSAVVEALKSDKLEVAFLGPAAYILAKDKVKVGVDPVARGVMAQTGKSSYRALIIAHPDQPIRSLADLKGKTFALVDPASTSGNFVPRLALHKNGINPEKDFKSLYYSGTHQASLIAVKEGKVNAAGIADEVYDLAISRGQLKKEDVRIVFESDPIPGSPFVVRTNLPKDLQDKLRKGLLAISNVQFGKLGVVNAMDPATDKDYDTVRELIAFQDQQKKAAGK
- the phnC gene encoding phosphonate ABC transporter ATP-binding protein; protein product: MLEVRNLNKRYGAHTALHDVSFDARAGEFIVVLGRSGAGKSTLMRCINRLVEPSGGDIRFEGTPTPSGRRDLRHMRRRIGMIFQQFNLVKRLSVLSNVLTGTLGYKALLPSLAFRFGREEKLAALDCLERVNMAHKAFQRADTLSGGEQQRVAIARVLNQKPVLLLADEPVASLDPNIARVVLRYLRRINEELGITVLLNIHQVNYAREFGERVIGLAGGGIVFDGHVRDLSQDTLHGIYGATVDDEEDDRERA
- a CDS encoding EAL domain-containing protein, whose product is MPPLTGLVEMYGQEIIWAATIACAEINESGGVLGRPLQLMVEDDGSLPQTAVPAARRLIQEHGCSAIIGNLLSNARIDVAAKVAAPLGIPYLNFSFYEGSISSRWFFHFAALPNQQIDKMIPFMAEHYGVKMFFAGNNYEWPHGSIDACKRSLAALNGEIVGEEYLPLGVRTEEIDGLLERVARSGADVFVPYFAGADQITLLSRFAEMGIKSHMAVVMGHFDEIIAGRLSPEARDGLYSSNTYFMSIDTPQSRAYLARLKELPGVSDLWPRGNGVLTNFGEGTYVCVKAFAEAARIAGNTEPEALAAALENVRVLGPQGEVRMDAASHHATVNSYLARCRKDGTFEVVQAFRPIPPQIPERYRPRPSEPRFAELPFGPQAVARMASEAGEAYRWVGTAKKILALADMAILATDQNGFITDANRAVSEMFGYANGELKGLSVHLLVPPHLRAIHQEHMARFLAGDETERRMGRRGEISGYRKDGTFFPLEASIAKFRDGESWVLVATLRDMTAAKEAEAELTRRATHDPLTGLPNRALVYERLEKVLHRSKARGDNIALLFIDLDGFKAVNDKYGHEAGDYLLKEISQRFIQAVRPGDTVGRLAGDEFVILCEHVDSPAMLSSLAERILDAAKQAVPYGTDKLFVTASIGIAAGHGSTHTADDLVRAADTAMYFVKGSGRAGWRFFNEDLQKEAQRRLSISTGLRTALERDEFHAVYQPIVDIRSSVVVGGELLLRWRSAEGEESPAVFIPVAEMNGTIVAIGYWVFEQGCRTEKRWREQAGENAPYVSLNMSARQMADPLLVDKYAAILKETGADPRRLLLEITETSLMADPSFNREVVDRLAGLGMRIAVDDFGSGYSSLVQLLRLKIDVLKIGREFIQDIDIDPDSRIIVSALCRMAKSLKLMLIAEGVETQNQRNMLRALGCDCIQGYLFYRPMPADELLIAATNSHRAKERGDDDLQFLICSSRPAKAVARSPLDDIVAEARAYNPLNGITGYLIHFDGAFVQYLEGNGADIHRLFAMIKKDPRHRDVTLVSKGKLARRLFAGWTMGVRSLDSPAIADDLGGGGLVFEALTTNPVACRALFEAIAMESQ
- a CDS encoding SDR family oxidoreductase; its protein translation is MIDDTRRCAFVTGGGRGIGRAIARRLLQEGWAVAIADIDREAGLKFEAEFVAIGPCHFHQADVRQEDDVKNAIAATLVRFGRIDGLVNNAGIAKASAAKVTELALADWNRIIGTNLTGAFLCAKHATPHLRAAKGAIVNIASTRALMSEPNTEAYVASKGGLVALTHALAISLGPEVRVNCVSPGWIDTRGEGAARAHKTGELSAADHAQHPAGRVGRPDDIAEAVAYLLGDHAGFITGANLVIDGGMTRKMIYV